From a region of the Candidatus Polarisedimenticolia bacterium genome:
- the lnt gene encoding apolipoprotein N-acyltransferase — MTRALLMGSMAISGSLAALAFPAAGLWPLILVGLVPLLISVARHPPAVAALHGTAWGAGFFGCLLSWLLRFFHHYGSLSLLLSGATLAVLVGYLAVYPALFSFVASRWLRRFPPAASLLLLPALWVVLEWIRGRLLSGFPWGTAGYPLADCLPLAQLASITGIYGLSFLVLLINAAIAGAILRVSRGGRIFGASEAVCAGLLLLSVGWGSWRLRSMPPGGGPLRAAMIQGNVPQDQKWDAQEAISILDRHERMTAEAAAAGATLVLWPESSS; from the coding sequence ATGACGCGCGCCCTGCTGATGGGCAGCATGGCGATCTCCGGATCGCTGGCCGCCCTGGCGTTTCCGGCGGCAGGCCTCTGGCCGCTGATCCTGGTCGGTCTGGTCCCTCTGCTGATCTCAGTCGCGCGCCACCCACCGGCCGTCGCGGCCCTGCACGGCACGGCGTGGGGAGCCGGGTTCTTCGGCTGCCTGCTTTCCTGGCTGCTCCGCTTCTTTCATCATTACGGCTCGCTCTCCCTGCTTCTGAGTGGGGCCACGCTGGCGGTGCTGGTCGGATATCTGGCGGTCTACCCGGCCCTGTTCTCCTTCGTCGCCTCACGCTGGCTGCGACGCTTTCCTCCGGCAGCCTCGCTGCTCCTGCTTCCGGCGCTCTGGGTCGTCCTGGAGTGGATCCGCGGCCGCTTACTTTCAGGTTTCCCGTGGGGCACGGCAGGTTATCCGCTGGCGGACTGCCTCCCGTTAGCGCAGCTCGCCTCGATCACCGGCATCTACGGCCTTTCGTTTCTCGTGCTGCTGATCAACGCCGCGATCGCCGGCGCCATCCTGCGGGTTTCGCGAGGAGGACGCATTTTCGGAGCGTCGGAAGCGGTCTGTGCCGGGCTGCTGCTGCTGTCGGTCGGGTGGGGGAGCTGGAGGCTGCGCTCGATGCCGCCGGGCGGCGGACCGCTGCGCGCTGCCATGATCCAGGGGAATGTCCCGCAGGATCAGAAGTGGGATGCGCAGGAGGCGATCTCGATCCTCGACCGGCACGAGCGGATGACGGCCGAAGCCGCGGCCGCGGGTGCCACGCTGGTGCTATGGCCTGAATCCTCCTCGC